From a region of the Tiliqua scincoides isolate rTilSci1 chromosome 4, rTilSci1.hap2, whole genome shotgun sequence genome:
- the LOC136648419 gene encoding E-selectin-like: MDAFWLLPILAYGECVSKWETLSKDMEVGGTCWTYSISEENMTYADAETWCKTRHAHLIAIQNKNESEQLNLELPPNVGHYWIGIRKIDNEWRWVATNTSLTEEAENWAQGEPNNKQENEDCVEIYIKRKHDAGKWNDDSCTKKKAALCCKASCKPHSCSGHGECIETFDNYTCHCDRGFYGRDCENATTCDPLKEPDQGTMKCNHPVEDFSYNSSCQVQCIEGYRSTGLGPVLCTDSGNWSGPIPVCKVVECGELQAPTHGLLTCSHPSGNFAWNSSCEFACEEGFLLKGSSRLQCDASGEWDRQKPECEAVKCEVVRPVLFFQPERSFVNCSHAEAELTYGSTCNFGCEEGYSLRGSSQIQCSSSGYWSESTPFCEASGNTASVISIGVAATGASFLSVVFLLIWLLKHLRRKAKKFIPARYVVFQNLNRKFKVIFADKKLSRDTVIYQLF; this comes from the exons ATGGATGCCTTTTGGTTGCTGCCCATTCTTGCCTATGGTGAGTGTGTCTCCAAGTGGGAAACCCTCTCGAAAGATATGGAAGTg GGGGGCACATGCTGGACCTACAGTATTTCAGAGGAAAACATGACCTATGCAGATGCAGAGACATGGTGTAAAACTCGCCATGCACATCTGATTGCTATTCAGAATAAGAACGAAAGTGAACAGTTGAATTTAGAACTACCCCCAAATGTGGGCCATTACTGGATTGGAATTCGAAAAATTGACAATGAATGGAGATGGGTTGCAACAAACACATCACtgactgaagaggctgaaaaCTGGGCTCAAGGTGAACCaaacaacaagcaggaaaatgagGACTGTGTGGAAATCTACATCAAAAGAAAGCATGATGCAGGAAAGTGGAATGATGACAGCTGCACTAAAAAGAAGGCAGCCCTGTGCTGTAAAG CCTCCTGTAAGCCACATTCCTGCAGTGGTCATGGTGAATGCATAGAGACCTTTGATAATTACACTTGCCACTGTGACAGAGGATTCTATGGACGGGATTGTGAAAATG CaacaacttgtgacccactgaAAGAACCAGATCAAGGTACCATGAAGTGCAACCACCCAGTGGAGGATTTCAGCTACAATTCATCTTGCCAGGTTCAGTGCATAGAAGGTTACAGATCAACTGGCCTGGGACCAGTTTTGTGTACTGATTCTGGAAACTGGTCTGGTCCCATTCCTGTGTGTAAAG TTGTAGAATGTGGAGAGCTACAGGCTCCTACTCATGGGCTCCTCACCTGTTCCCACCCCTCTGGAAATTTTGCCTGGAATTCATCCTGTGAGTTTGCTTGTGAAGAAGGATTCCTTTTGAAGGGCTCGAGTAGGCTCCAGTGTGATGCATCTGGAGAATGGGACAGACAAAAGCCAGAGTGTGAAG cagtgaaatgtgaagtggtacgtccagtgcttttttt TCAGCCTGAAAGAAGCTTTGTGAATTGTTCCCATGCTGAGGCAGAATTAACTTACGGCTCAACTTGTAACTTTGGTTGTGAGGAAGGCTACTCCTTAAGGGGATCGTCCCAGATTCAGTGCTCATCAAGTGGATATTGGTCAGAGTCAACTCCTTTTTGTGAAG CTTCAGGGAATACTGCGAGTGTCATTTCCATTGGAGTTGCAGCTACTGGGGCCTCTTTCCTGTCTGTGGTATTCCTCCTTATTTGGCTTCTGAAGCACCTTCGAAGAAAAG
- the LOC136648963 gene encoding 14 kDa phosphohistidine phosphatase-like — protein MLQRPLLRVAFPSGLRRGSAMAAAGKSLSSLAEVEIDPDGTFKYILVRVQGGPGEQREIVRGTAAAEFHNHIFEKVSPEMEKLGFVCSCLGGGKIEHNSKDKKIRVFGLSTGYGKADHSVTVELLKKTYIDYEISWSDDKK, from the exons ATGCTGCAGCGGCCGCTGCTCCGCGTCGCTTTCCCTTCTGGGCTGCGCCGAGGCTCGGCCATGGCGGCCGCGGGCAAGTCGCTGAGCTCGTTGGCGGAGGTAGAGATCGACCCCGACGGCACCTTCAAGTACATCCTCGTGCGGGTGCAGGGCGGCCCCGGCGAGCAGCGGGAGATCGTGAGGGGCACGGCGGCCGCCGAGTTCCACA ATCACATATTTGAAAAAGTAAGTCCTGAAATGGAAAAGCTAGGCTTTGTATGCTCATGTCTTGGAGGAGGAAAAATTGAGCACAATAGCAAAGACAAGAAAATTCGTGTATTTGGTCTTTCTACA GGATATGGTAAAGCTGATCATTCTGTGACTGTAGAACTACTGAAGAAAACCTATATCGATTATGAGATCAGTTGGTCAGATGACAAGAAGTAA